From Larus michahellis chromosome 8, bLarMic1.1, whole genome shotgun sequence, one genomic window encodes:
- the UCHL5 gene encoding LOW QUALITY PROTEIN: ubiquitin carboxyl-terminal hydrolase isozyme L5 (The sequence of the model RefSeq protein was modified relative to this genomic sequence to represent the inferred CDS: deleted 2 bases in 1 codon), protein MEPRRRAGAASYRGAGGFPRPLCRQRSGATGRRRGLSVAWLAAPPRAAAPDPIHSPPPLPAPAPPHHRDDRGGVGRRACREGSGVPRPRSLSGPFGGGSEPEGEGGKEGAAPAAAIMSAGSSAGEWCLMESDPGVFTELIKGFGCRGAQVEEIWSLEPENFEKLKPVHGLIFLFKWQPGEEPAGSVVQDSRLDTIFFAKQVINNACATQAIVSVLLNCAHQDIHLGETLSEFKEFSQSFDAAMKGLALSNSEVIRQVHNSFARQQMFEFDAKSSAKEEDAFHFVSYVPVNGRLYELDGLREGPIDLGACNQDDWISAVRPVIEKRIQKYSEGEIRFNLMAIVSDRKMIYEQRIAELQQQLAEEEPMDTDQSSNMLSSIQSEVAKYQMLIEEENQKLKRYKIENIRRKHNYLPFIMELLKTLAEHQQLIPLVEKAKEKQNAKKVQEAK, encoded by the exons ATGGAGCCGCGGCGCCGGGCCGGAGCCGCGTCCTACCGCGGCGCAGGGGGTTTCCCCCGTCCGCTCTGCCGCCAGAGGAGCGGGGCCACAGGGCGGAGGCGCGGCCTCTCGGTGGCCTGGCTGGCGGCGCCACCGCGGGCGGCTGCCCCGGATCCGATCCACTCCCCGCCACCGCTTCCTGCTCCCGCCCCGCCTCACCATAGAGATGACAGGGGCGGCGTGGGCCGCAGGGCCTGCCGGGAAGGGAGCGGCGTGCCTCGGCCTCGCAGTTTGAGCGGCCCGTTCGGCGGCGGCTCCGAgcctgaggga gagggagggaaggagggagcagcgCCGGCCGCCGCCATCATGTCGGCAGGGAGCAGCGCCGGCGAGTGGTGCCTCATGGAGAGCGACCCGGGCGTCTTCACGGAGCTCATCAAGGGCTTCG GTTGTAGAGGAGCACAAGTTGAAGAAATATGGAGTTTGGAACCAGAGAACTTTGAAAAATTGAA GCCGGTACATGGGCTGATTTTCCTCTTCAAGTGGCAGCCTGGAGAGGAACCAGCAGGTTCTGTTGTTCAGGATTCCAGACTGGATACAATATTTTTTGCTAAACAG gtaatTAATAATGCTTGTGCTACTCAAGCCATAGTAAGTGTACTACTAAATTGTGCTCATCAAGATATCCATCTAGGAGAGACTTTGTCAGAATTTAAGGAATTTTCACAAAGTTTTGATGCTGCG ATGAAAGGTTTGGCACTAAGCAACTCAGAAGTGATTCGGCAAGTTCACAACAGTTTTGCCAG ACAGCAGATGTTTGAATTTGATGCAAAGTCTTCAGCAAAAGAAGAAGATGCATTTCACTTTGTAAGCTATGTTCCTGTTAATGGACGGCTATATGAACTAGATGGCTTAAGGGAAGGACCAATTGATTTAG GTGCATGCAATCAAGATGACTGGATAAGTGCTGTACGGCCTGTCATAGAGAAACGTATACAAAA ATACAGTGAAGGTGAGATAAGGTTTAACTTGATGGCTATTGTATCTGACAGAAAAATGATATATGAGCAGAGGATTGCAGAATTACAGCAGCAACTTGCAGAG GAGGAGCCTATGGATACAGATCAAAGTAGTAATATGTTAAGTTCAATACAATCAGAAGTTGCAAAATACCAGATGTTAATTGAAGAAGAGaaccaaaaattaaaaagatataaG attgaaaatattagaagaaaacaTAACTATCTGCCTTTCATCATGGAATTATTAAAGACTCTAGCAGAGCACCAACAGTTAATACCATTAGTAGAAAAA GcgaaagaaaaacagaatgccAAGAAAGTTCAGGAGGCCAAGTGA